Genomic segment of Saccopteryx bilineata isolate mSacBil1 chromosome 9, mSacBil1_pri_phased_curated, whole genome shotgun sequence:
actgattgctttctcatcccagtgccttgactgggggcctacagcgGAGCGaatgactgcttgctcaagccagtgaccttggacttcaaaccagtgactttgggctcaagccgatgaccatggggttatgtctatgatcccatgctcaagccggtgaggccatgttcaagccggatgagcttgtgctcaagctggcaacctcagggttttgatcctggatcctcagcatcccaggccagcgctctatccactgcactaccacctgctcaggcaatcttaagttttttatattttatggtaGTATGTTATAAAATAGACTGGTAGCTACAGATATTTTATGCATATGTgtcataacttaaaattttttttttaatatttctaggtTATATGGTTTGTCTGTGAggtattttttgtgtttgttttttttgttttgttttgtttttacagaggggggatagataaagacagacaggaacggagaaagatgagaaacatcaatcattagttttttgttgcaacactgtagttattcactgattgctttctcatatgtgccttgacggggggggggggggcactacagcagactgagtgaacccttgctcgagccagtgaccttgggctcaagctggtgagcttttgctcaaaccagatgagcctgtgctcaagctggcgacctcggggtcttgaacctgggtcctccgcatcccagtctgacgctctatccactgcgccaccgcctggtcaggctgtctatgagttttttgatTGTTGCAAATcttcaaaattttccaaaatatttacgaaagaaattaacatataaaTGGACCCATGCAGTTCAGACTCATGTTGTTTAAGGATCACTAGTTATTTTTTACCCttaatttattacattattaattttatcctttattatattaatttattacatTGAATTAATTGTAGATTGGTTGAGATCTAAGAGGAACTTGTTcccaaaaaattattaaaaactaaacCACCAGTAAgatgttcactttttaaaatagaaagctaAAAAAATGACACTGTCCAGTGTTTTCAGAGTGCTTTCATTGAATAGCTTGGTATATTGTTGGTTCGagtatttgttgaaaataatttGGCAGTATGGATCAGGAACATTTAAAACGGTATAACCTCTGACCCATTAAATTCTGCTTCCATTAATCTGCCCTAAGGAAATAATCCAAAATCTAGACAGATTTATGCATAGAAATCTTCCTGTTTTAGAGTTACTTGTAATGGAAGAATTAGAAACAGCAAATGTCCAGTATTAGAAGAATGGTTAGAAAAAATGGAACAtctatgtaattatatataatgcTATACTTAAAAATGATGTTAAAGAGTTGATAATGATAGGGTAAGGTATTAGTGGTATAATATATAGGAAGAAATAGCTATATTCAAAACTGAATATATATTATGACTTAGTTTTCACCTACAGCtaataataagaaagaaactagaaagaAATATGCCGAAATAATATCTGTGAGTGCCTCTGGGTGGTAGGGATTtgtggtgggtttttttcccaGCTCTTCAGTAGGGATatgttacttttataatcaggaaaaagtgatataaaaaagaatgcaataCACAATGAAAATTACAATTGTGACCATTAACTTAGATGGATTATGTTTGTTATTTTAGCTGCTGAAGCTGAAGGAGATGTGCCAGAGCTTTATCATCAAAGGAAAGGGGAAATAGCGAGATGCTGGATCAAGTACTGTGTGAATCTCATGCAGAATGCCCAGCTTTCAATGCAGGTAATGCAGTTGAAAGTTGCCTTTTGTGTCTTAAATgagaaagacataaataaaagcttaaaatgGCAATTATGCTTATTGGGTTCACTGCTGTTTATTATGCAAGACATGCAGAATTCTCTCATAAATTATTTCTTACTGTCTCCATCTCTACCTTTCAAAGCCATACTTATCATTCAAGGCCTATCTCAAATGCCATATCTTCCTGGAAGACTTCTTTGGGTAGAATGTAATTCCCTGGGAAGTGGGGTCTGCATCATATTTATGTTATATCATCGTCTCCAGTACAATGAGTTCTCAATAAGTAACTATGACATACCTAATTCTTCACCCCTACAGATATCATCTCCTTCCTTTAAACTCTGTAGAACTTTCTTACCCCTCCCTAATACATTCTGCTTTGTATTAACCCTATTCATGTTCCTTTACCTCTTTTTAGATTATAAGCAAGTTGAGGGCAGGAAACAATTCTCactgatttttatatactttatgcAGTATCTAGAAGATGGGGCCCAACTAGATATACAGTTATGAGTATgaaaaacacaataattaataaataataatgtaataaacttttgtatactcacaactgtaaacctacttttgccccaccctgtaaatatgtatttttatgaaaataaatataagtatatcTGGAAACAGCTCTGCCAGTGTATAGTCTGTGTTCTTGCTAATTTACTtagctctgtgcctccatttcctcactgGTAATAATAGTATGCAGTTAGTGTTGTTAGGAGAGttcagtgagtgagtgtgtgtgtgtgtgtgtgtgcgtgtgcgtgtgtggcTCAGAACACTGCCGAGACATACCAATTCCTCACTAAATGTTAACCATCATCATTATTGCTGATCTGCACTGAATCCTAGTTTCTAACcactaaagaggaaaataaattgtTCAGATGCAATATACTAAGTGTAGATACACAGCATTTCCTGAAGGAGTTattatgctttattttcttctatttctattcattaaagtaaaataatttttactagtAAATAATACATCAATAGAACCTTGTAcaccactaaaaaataaaactgagcaaACCACAAAACCCCAGAAGTATAGGTCTGGCAGAGATGAGAGCATTTTCGAGGTAGCGGGTAGAGAGTAGGGaaagcaggagaaagaaatagagagtttTATATTCAGAGAAGTTGGAGCCAGGAAGTGCTGTCAGTTTTCTTCTGCTCAGAAAGCAGCCTAGGAAGCATGTAAAAAGCAGCTGGGAAGCAAGTAAGTAAACAAGATTTAGAGTGTGGCCTGCCTTTGAAGTAATTGTGCCGAGCAGAATACTTTATGGTTTggttttatctatctatctatctatctatctatctatctatttatttattttacagagacagagagagtcagagagagggatagacagggacagacagacaggaatgaagagagatgagaaacatcaatcatcagtttttcgttgcgacaccttagttgttcattgattgctttctcatatgtgccttgactgtgggccttcagcagaccgagtaaccccttgctcgacccagcgactttgggtccaagctggtgagctttgctcaaaccagacgagcctgcgctccagctggccatctcggggtctcgaacctgggtccttccgcattccagtcaaacgctctatccactgtgccactgcctgatcattgttactttaactttatattttgatCATCTGTTTATTTCAAAAGCCTTTTTCAATTGAACTTAAACATACACAAATTTATTTAATTGAGTATTTATGCCAACTCTATGCTAGTCATTGTACTatgatgaacaacaacaacaaaaaaaaccctggattTTGACTTTATATAAAAGTGCAACTTTGATAAGTTCCACAAAGAGACACATAATATGAGAAGgcataatagaaataatatttgaaggATCCTTGGAGACTGAGGAGGACTTACTTAGACTGGAGAAAGGCATGTTTAAAACTTGTAGGGCAGAGGGTGCGTGTTACTAGAAGGGATGGAACAAAGCCTGTGAGGCTGAAGGAGAGAGCATGTGATATAAGAGATTGAGAAGGGCTAGAACATGCAAGGCCTTCAAGGAATGGGAGCCTGGAAGGGTTTCTGGAACAGGCGCTTAGGTAGCAGCATGGAGAGTgaggtgaggagaagcaggagaggcCAGGGTGATGAGTAGACCACTGCAGCAGTCCCAGTGAGAGGTGAGGGACCTAGGTCTGGGCTAGTGGCAGAGaggtgaaaggaaaaggaaaagtagaTTCAAGAGGTATTTAAAAAGCCAAAGGGTAAGGACTTGGTGATAAATTGGAAGTGTGGGGtacagggagaagagaggggccTCTCAAGGATGATTGCTAGGTTGCTGGCTGTCCACTATGATGAAGTGTTCTTCCCAGAAATAGCACTGCAATAGGAGCCTGTTTgctgagaagaataggagttccGTGTGGACACGCTGAGGATGCGATGCCTCTGACTGCTCTGACGGGATGTTACACAGGGAGCTAAGGGTATGGGTCTGGAGCTTGAGAAGAGGTCTGGGCTGGAGCTGTAGACTTGTGAGTCATCCTCCCATGAATGACAGCTGCAGCCATGGGTGTGGCTGGAGTCAGTCACCTGCTCAGAGTTGTACTGTCCAATAGAAATAGATATCAGctacatatgtaattttaaattttctaacaatcacattaaaaaaggaaaaaagcaggtgagatgaatttttttttaatttttaattttatttattcatttttagagaggagagagagagagacagagagggatagagagggggggagaagcatcaactcccatatgtgccttgaccaggcaagcccagggtttcgatccagcgacctcagcatttccaggttgacgcattatccactgtgccaccacaggtcagcccgagatgaattttaattatattttttaacaccaaaatattatttttatatgtaatcaatattaaaaaattagatattttaaattctcaattGGAAATGTATTTGTACAAAAATTTCTTGGAAGTTGGGTGTGTATAATTTTATACAGCTCACATCTCAGTTTGGGCtcaccacatttcaagtgctcaatagccatcCATACACgactctttttttcctcccacatGACTCTTATTTTGAACAATGtaggtttagagcagtggtagtcaacctggtccctaccacccactagtgggcattccagccttcatggtgggcggtagcagagcaaccaaagtataaataaaaatacagatttaactatagtaagttgttttataaagatttattctgccaaacttagcaaaaatccaacataaagtacttggtaagtaattactattatatgctttaacttgtgtaactgctttataaattttataaagtaaagttacttccctactttataaatcaccattactgtgggacctgtgggcagttagaaaattttactactaacagagatacaaaagtgggcggtaggtataaaaaggttgactatccctggtctaGAGAGACaaaatcaagaggaaaaaaagagaggcctTGGGGCTGAGCATTATGGGAtctaatgattaattttattggCCAGGAAGAGAAGGATGAGATTACTATTTTTTAACCATCTTAgctgtatatatactgctcacaaacattaggggatattttatcacttcatattcatttttgaaatattctctaatgtttgtgagcagtatatataggtCCCAGGAGGTAGGGAGGTAACTTTAACTACAAAGGTAGGTTTAAATCTGTCTTCAATTTAGTGTCTATAAAAGGCCTATAGCATTTCTCTGTAATGTATTTCACTAaataacataatataaatattatatcaaTCTTAATGACATGTATATGAAGTATCTTTAGGATTTGTATTACAGTTTTACTCCAATGTTAAAATGCCAGTAATGTATTGCATGTATATAATGCTtcaatttttaaagatctttcATATGTAATTTATCTTATCTGAAGGAGTAACCATAAATGAGTTTGAGTTCCCTAAAGATGAGTGAAGTATGTAAGTGGTTTATCTATTTAAAtacttctttctcatttcctatatttttaatataattagaagaaatgagttttaaaagttatttggggcctgaccaagtggtggcgccgtggatagagtgtcagactggaatgcggaggactcaggttcagagccccgaggtcgccagcttgagcccaaggtcactggcttgagcgggggtcacttggtctgctgtagcctcccacccctatcagggcacatgtaggagagcaatcagtgaacaactgaggtgccgcaatgaagaattgatgcttcttgtctctccctgtctgtctgtccctctctctgtctctgtcacacacacacaaaaaagatatttagggccctggccggtttgctcagtggtagagcatcggcctggcatgtggatgtcgtGGATTTGAttctcatcagggcacacaggacaagcgcccatctgcttctccacctctccccctccccttctttctttctttctcttctcctccctcagccatggctagattgagtctagcaagttggcctcaggtgcatctgcctcaggcactaaaaaaatggctcagttgctgagcaacagagcaatggtcccagatggacagagcatcactccctagtgggtttgctgggtggatcctggccagggtgcatgcaggagtctgtctctctgcctcccctcctttcactaaaaaataaaaaataaattaaaaggagtATATTTAAGGTTATAATACCTCTGTAAACCAGGCTAGGAAGTAagagggttttctttcttttactcctCAGTTTGCTTTAATATTACTTGACAGTAGGAAATCTGTGTCCTACTTAACCatgattgttttttctttcaggacAACATAGGAGAGCTTGACGTTGATAAACAATCTGAACTTAGAGCTCTGAGGAAAAAAGAACTAGATGCGGAAGAGAGCGTTAGGAAAAAGGCTGTGCAGTTTGGAACCGGTGAGCTCTGCGATGCCATCTCTGCAGTAGAAGAGAAAGTGAGCTATTTGAGACCTTTAGATTTCGAAGAAGCCAGAGAACTTTTCTTACTGGGTCAGCACTATGTCCTTGAGGCAAAAGAGTTCTTTCAGATTGATGGTTATGTCACTGACCATATTGAAGTTGTCCAAGACCACAGTTCTCTGTTTAAGGTGCTTGCCTTCTTTGAAACTGACATGGAGAGACGGTGCAAGATGCACAAACGTAGAATAGCCATGCTGGAGCCCCTGATTGTGGACCTGAATCCACAGTATTACCTGTTGGTCAACAGGCAGATTCAGTTTGAAATTGCACATGCTTACTATGATATGATGGATTTGAAGGTTGCCATTGCCGACAAGCTGAGGGATCCTGATTCacacattgtaaaaaaaataaataatcttaatAAGTCAGCATTGAAATACTACCAGCTCTTCCTAGACTCCCTGAGAGACCCAAATAAAGTATTTCCTGAGCATATAGGGGAAGATGTTCTTCGCCCTGCCATGTTAGCTAAGTTTAGAGTTGCCCGTCTCTATGGCAAAATCATTACTTCAGATCCCAAGAAAGAGCTAGAAAATTTGGCAACATCATTGGAACATTACAAATTTATTGTTGATTACTGTGAAAAGCACCCTGAGGCTGCCCAGGAAATAGAAGTTGAGCTAGAACTTAGTAAGGAGATGGTGAGTCTTCTTCCAACAAAAATGGAGAGATTCAGAACCAAGATGGCCCTGACTTAATAATcctcatttttaatgaaaaaaaaaaaaaagatattaaagagatttttttcccccttagtcAAACGGGGCCAATTCCATTGTGATACTTTTGTAGCCAGAGAATTGCAGTTGAACTTGAGATAAAGTCAGACCAATTGAGTCTTTACTAGGAGGaccttaacataaaaataattaataatttatacCGAATTATATAAATTGCCTTGCTAAAGTGACATGTGATTGGTATTTTAGATTGCATGTTtcctatttaaatataaatctttCATTTTCTATAAAGTTAGGTTCTTTGTTGTCTAGTACTTGGTggtctctttttttgtattattttttaattgactttattggggtgatgttggttcataaaattacataggttttaggtgtacttTTCCATAATCTATTATCCGTGCACTGCACCACGCGTTCACCACCCCAGTAATTGCTGGATTCTTTAAAGAGGAATAATGCTGGGTAATATACCTGGTAGAAAAGCctgttattatattaaaattgtaaaagtaacttcctggttttcttctttcccaaatgTTTACTTTGCTAAATTCCTGAAgaaatctttcctttttaaaatattaaaaaactaagTTATGTTGTTGTAAAGTATTATAAAGTAGTTTGTCTCACTTATAGGGGGAAAAAGGCCTTGTTGGAAATATAATAATACTGCATAAGAAATTGACTTGTTTCATTAATAAAAGCTTCTAtttactcttttgttttcttttaagaattaatttttttaaatgttcattttattgattttaaagggaagaagggagaaagcgggagagacaggaacatatgtTCCTatttgtgccccaactggggatcaaaccagcaacctctgctacagagcgatgctctaaccagctgagctatctggccagggctaagaattgatttttaataCTTCAAAGGTAGTGCCTTATTTGAAGCCAGAGAAGATTTTTTCAGTAACATTTCACAGATGGAAAACATTAAAGTCGcattcattgaataaatatttattgagatattACCATGTGCCAAGAAATCTTAATTGGCTGCAGTTTTCTCATCAGAAGATCCTTGTAGCACTGTTGCAAAAGGACATGTACTTCATAATAATATTGTTAACATGttattcattttaagaaatacaGAATTGAAATGGAGTCCCTTTCCAGTGCAAAAATCAAGATGTTATAAAGTTTGGTACAGAGAATAGCTATGCATGTTGGTTTGCCTGTCATTTTGCTTCAGAAAGTTTAGGACTAGGTCACCTCTAAGACTGTAACATTCACGTATGTGTGATAAACACCTTGCTTTTCCTTTGAGATCAATCTGCCACGAAAAAAGTCTTTGAGTGTAACAGCAATGTGTAATtaattcaatatttaatatttattaaatgtctagccctggccagatagcttggttggttagaacctTGTCCCAACACACAAAGGTTAcgggtttgaaccctggtcaaggcacatacaggaacaaatcgatgtttctgtctctcttccttcctctctctctctaaaaaaaatcaattaaaaaatatctattgtgGGTCAGCACTGTTCTCACTTTTCTAAGTATAGAGGATATAATGATGAACAAGATAAACAAGGCTCTCCTCATGGAGAAAGTAAATAAGTAAGATGATTTCAAGCTATGAGTGCTGTTCAGAAAGGAGCCAGTGCCATGGCAAACACGTAAGGGAAAAGTGCTTTGACTCCAGTGATCTGGAAAGGCCTCTGGAGAGGTGGGAATTGACACTGAGCTGAGACTGGGTGGGAAAGAAAGGCAGCAAAGGGAAGATTCTTTGGTAGAGTATTCCTGAGAATGCTAGGCTCTCAGGCTGGATCAAGCTTTGGAAGGTGttgggaattttatttatttacttactattttttttagctggggttgggagggagagagatgagaagcatcatctcatagttgtgtggtactttagttgttcactgattgtttccaGTGAtgcctttctcaagccagcaactgtgggatcatgattatgatcccatgctcaagacagcaaccctacGGGCAAGCTGGTAAGGTGGCACTTAgacaggcaaccttggggtttcaaacctgggaccttagcatcccaggtcaatgctctatccactgtgccaccacaggttaggctatttttattttttcttacagcaATTTTAAGGGATCTTAATGACTTAAGTGTCTTTAAGGGTCATAACATGGCTTTACTATTGCCAGCTTTCTCTAAATTTCTGCAGAAATACATTCAGGTAAGCAGACTTATTGGCTGGCTTGGTGTTGGGCATTTTAGAAGATGGGCAAGGCCAATGTGGCTGGTGTGGAAGAGGGTGGGGACTGGGAGGGAGTGGGCAGGGGTAGGGAGTCCAGGTGGAGAGGCTTTGTAGATGCGGGAGAGGACTTTGGATCTTATTCCAGGTACAGTGCAGAGCTTCGTAGAATTTTTAGGAGAAGGGCATGATCTGATGGGCATTGTTTACGAAACCACTCTGGCTCCTATAGGAAAAAGAATAGATTATAGAGGGAAGGGAGTGACACCggagagggagcaggaagacAAGCTAGGTTCTATTAAGATGAacccaacaggccctggccggttagctaagcagtagagcgtcggcctggcgtgcggggggtcccgggttcgattcccagccagggcacataggagaggcatccatttgcttctccaccccccctccttcctctctgtctctcttcccctcccgcagccagggctccattggagcaaggatggcctgggcgctggggatggctccttggcctctgccccaggcgctagagtggctctggttgcaacagagcgacgccccggaggggcagagcatcgccccctggtgggaagagcctcgcccctggtgggcgtgccgggtgggtcccggttggcgcatgcggtagtctgtctgactgtctctccctgtttctagcttcagaaaaaaaaaaaaaagatgaacccaaGCAGTTTGGATTAGGGTGATAGAATAGGGGTAAAGAGAAGTGGATAAACACAGGTTGTGCTTTGGGAGTAGAATCACAGGACATGCTAAAGGGTTAAAAGTAAAGCATGAGGGCtagaccagacggtggcacagtggttctAACCACGtcagcttgggatgcagaggacccaggttcgaaacctcgaggttgctagcttgtatgggttcgctggcttgagtccaaaggttgctggcttgaaggccaaggtcactggcttgagccccaggttgcaggcttgaacaaggggtcactggctcagctgcagctcccaggtcaaggcacatataagaaagcaatcaatgaacaattaaggtgcctgctacaaagaactgatgcttctcatctctctcccttcctgtctgtcccaatctgtccctctctttgtctctcttgctaaaaaaaaaaagcatgagggTAAAGAATCCAGAAGCATATTATAAATGGAAATATGTAGAAGCATGTTTTTATGAGGGAGATGTATGGTTATAAATGAGTTCTGGTTCATATTGAGTTTAGATGCTTGAGATGAAATGATTGCTAGTAGCATTCATAATCAGacttaattaataattatttttgtgtgtgagtgtgacagacagagtcagagagagggacagacagacagaaagggagagagatgagaaacatcaattctttgttgcagcaccttagttgctcattgattgctttctcatatgtgccttgcccaggggtctacagcagaccaagtaaccccttgcttgagccagcgaccttgggctcaagctggtgagctttgctcaaaccagataaacccgcactcaagccggcgaccttgggatctcaaacctgggtcctctgcatcccagtccgacggtctatccaatgcgcaccacctggtcaggccataatcaGACTTTAAAAGGAAAGTGAAGAgagtaggtcctggctggtttgctcagaggatagagcaggggtcgggaagctttttggctgacagagccatgaacaccacatattttaaaatgtaatgctgTGAGAGCCTACAACGActcatgtacgttatgcattatctaataaaaatttggtgttgtcccggaggacagctgtgattggctccagccacccgcagccatgaacatggaaatgaatgaattgtaatacatgagaatgttttatatttttaacattttttttttattaaagatttgtctgcgagccagatgcagccatcaaaagagccatatctggctcatgagccataggttctcgacccctgggatagagcatcggtctggtgtatggatgttctgggtgcaattcccggtaagggcacatagtataagcatccatctgcttctccccttcctccccttctctcactcttcccctcccacagccagtggcttggtagATTTAAGCGTTGGCTCCAGGAACTGAGGATAATTTGgttattcaagcattggccccagacagaggttgctggttgggtCCTGTtcagggcgcatgcagtagtctgtctcactatttcccctcctcttacttaaaataaaataaaataaaataataataaaataaaggaaagtgAAGAGGgacatggggaggcagagaggaaaaggtGATTCCTTGGGCCTAGGGATACGGCCCTGCACCTTAGCTATTGTCATAAGCTTTTCCTGATAGAGCCATTTTGCTACCAACTTTATTCAACTTCATGACATCATTTatatagtcattcatttatttaacaaatactagTTCTTCCTGTGTGCTAGTCATTGTGCTAAGCTCTGAGACTATGATCTGTAAGTCACAGCCTCTAAAATCTTGATAGCTTTTCTTCCCAACAATGTTATTCAAGTtgttttcaaaagataaaattcaaGTATATAACAGGCACTAGTCTTAAAACCAGTCTTTATCCTAATACTCATCAACACACTATTTGTCATTTGCTGTCTATGGTGactctttacattttaagaatttgtttttaGTTATCAGCAGAAAATCTCACTGGCTGCTTTGCAATCCTGCATTCTACTCAGATAGCGTGTTTCACAAACAACTTTTCCCTAAACATGGCTGCCCAAAGAAAGCTGTCCTCTGAGACTGCACGGCTTCTCTACATTTTAGTAGCTGTCCAACTTTTTGGTCTCAAAGGCCCGTTGCACTTAAAATTGAGGATGCCAAAAAGCTTTTGTTTATATAGGTTgtatctttttatatctaccctatttaaaattaagagaattttaacaatttatgttaaaatgacaataataagcCCGTTGGATTTAAACATaatttatgaaaattatttttcaaaaagaagagtGGCATAGTTTATATTTTGCAATTATCTTGACTGTATGGCTTAATAGGAGGCAGATATTCAGTGCTGCTGGGAGAGCAGCTGGAGGCAGTTGTGAAGGAGTGAAATGTGGCTGTGTTCTGCTAAAACTTCACTCACAAACACAGGTGATGGGCCAGATTTGGCCTGTAGGCAGAGTTTCTTTATGTCTTTTGTATCATTATAATGTAGTTACAACATCTAATGTTATCAAGCACTAATCTATTCCAAGCCCTCTGCTAAGcattttatatgcattatttcaTATAATTGTCTCAAAACATTGACATGGATACTATAGTCCTCTTTTACAGAATGTGAAACAGGCTTATCAAGAGTTTTagtgatttgcctgaccaggcagtggcgcagtgaatagagcgtcggactgggatgcggaggacccaggttcaagaccccaacgttgccagcttgagtgtgagctcatctggcttgagcaaaaagctcaccagcttggacccaaggtcgctggctcaagcaaggggttgctcggtctgctgtagccccacggtcaaggcatatatgagaaagcaatgaatgaacaactaaggtgtcacaacaaaaaactgatgattgatgcttctcatctctcttcgttcctgtctgtctgtccctatctgtccctctctctgactctctctgtcccggtaaaaaatta
This window contains:
- the KIFBP gene encoding KIF-binding protein; its protein translation is MANPPWAEIREKFQAALTLSRVDLHKNPEKEPYKSKYGARVLLDEVKALLGPAPEDEDERLQAEDGMDAGDHALGLPAEVAEVEGPAAQGAVRLAVIEFHLGVNHIDTEELSAGEEHLVKCLRLLRKYRLSQDCVSLYVQAQNNLGILWSEREEIETAQAYLESSEALYNQYMKEIGCPPLDPTEHFLPEEEKLTEQERSKRFEKVYTHNLYYLAQVYQHMEMFEKAAHYCHSTLKRQLEHNAYHPIEWAINAATLSQFYINKLCFMEARHCLSAANVIFSQIGKNPSTEDTAEAEGDVPELYHQRKGEIARCWIKYCVNLMQNAQLSMQDNIGELDVDKQSELRALRKKELDAEESVRKKAVQFGTGELCDAISAVEEKVSYLRPLDFEEARELFLLGQHYVLEAKEFFQIDGYVTDHIEVVQDHSSLFKVLAFFETDMERRCKMHKRRIAMLEPLIVDLNPQYYLLVNRQIQFEIAHAYYDMMDLKVAIADKLRDPDSHIVKKINNLNKSALKYYQLFLDSLRDPNKVFPEHIGEDVLRPAMLAKFRVARLYGKIITSDPKKELENLATSLEHYKFIVDYCEKHPEAAQEIEVELELSKEMVSLLPTKMERFRTKMALT